The following proteins are encoded in a genomic region of Anser cygnoides isolate HZ-2024a breed goose chromosome 13, Taihu_goose_T2T_genome, whole genome shotgun sequence:
- the SOWAHD gene encoding ankyrin repeat domain-containing protein SOWAHD, translated as MARRERERAGGSAERRAAGSPRGFGRPEPPGGAVARVSHLWPGAAGSRERLQAPHPADPGGSWGRAAGRPAVGPGSTRRKELKGILLQSSGSTKRSAPAQVVPGGSGLLAGQHQEQEPPEHSPEVLSLALDPLEHEWLLTVAQGDAENIVRLLDLDPSLLTRKDFVTGFTALHWLAKHGHHESFIEVVAHAQKKGYPVNVNVPAASGGLTPLHLAALQGHELLIKLLVGAYGADTSCRDHSGRKAWQYLRADAPRELKELAGALEEDLAQLHICNTNNNCKSSGEAMAGRDCVDFGAGGKTQQPRSLSTLWDFVKQAFTFFHER; from the coding sequence ATGGCCCGGAGGGAGCGGGAGAGGGCCGGCGGCTCGGCggagcggcgggcggcggggtcCCCCCGGGGCTTTGGGCGCCCGGAGCCGCCCGGCGGGGCCGTGGCCCGGGTGTCCCACCTGtggccgggcgctgcggggagcagGGAGCGCCTGCAGGCCCCGCACCCGGCTGACCCCGgcgggagctggggcagggcggCGGGCAGGCCGGCCGTCGGCCCCGGCAGCACCCGGAGGAAGGAGCTGAAGGgaatcctcctgcagagcagcgGCAGCACGAAGCGGAGCGCCCCGGCACAGGTGGTGCCCGGCGGCAGCGGGCTCCTGgccgggcagcaccaggagcaggagccTCCGGAGCACAGCCCCGAGGTGCTGTCCCTTGCCTTGGACCCTCTGGAGCACGAGTGGCTGCTGACGGTGGCCCAAGGCGACGCGGAGAACATCGTCAGGCTGCTGGACCTGGACCCAAGCCTGCTGACCAGGAAAGACTTCGTGACGGGCTTCACCGCTCTGCACTGGCTCGCCAAGCACGGCCACCACGAGAGCTTCATCGAGGTGGTTGCCCACGCCCAGAAGAAGGGTTATCCCGTCAACGTGAACGTCCCCGCCGCCAGCGGCGGGCTCACCCCCTTGCACCTGGCCGCCCTGCAGGGCCACGAGCTGCTCATCAAGTTGCTGGTGGGAGCTTACGGCGCAGACACCAGCTGCAGGGACCACAGCGGGCGCAAGGCCTGGCAGTACCTGAGGGCAGATGCTCCCAgggagctgaaggagctggcgGGGGCCTTGGAGGAGGACTTGGCCCAGCTGCACATTTGCAACACCAACAACAACTGTAAGTCATCTGGAGAGGCCATGGCAGGGAGGGACTGTGtggattttggggctggggggaaaacCCAGCAGCCCCGTAGCCTGTCGACCCTCTGGGACTTTGTCAAACAGGCGTTCACCTTCTTCCATGAGCGCTGA
- the RPL39 gene encoding large ribosomal subunit protein eL39, with protein MYYAIQKCLRSEEGTKEEEGALRSIAIFCTEPNKLAQTLAAAVPLSAPPGRQEAPGRARAHLVAAIVTASSRPGRPFRRRHRRDARHRRAMSSHKTFKIKRFLAKKQKQNRPIPQWIRMKTGNKIRYNSKRRHWRRTKLGL; from the exons ATGTACTACGCAATCCAGAAGTGCCTTCGAAGCgaagaaggaacaaaggaagaagagggggcATTGCGCT CCATAGCGATTTTTTGTACCGAACCCAATAAACTCGCACAAACTCTTGCCGCCGCCGTCCCTCTCTCAGCTCCGCCGGGCCGCCAGGaggcgccgggccgggcccgcgCCCATCTTGTCGCCGCCATCGTCACCGCCTCCTCCCGCCCGGGCCGCCCCTTCCGCCGCCGCCATCGCCGGGACGCCAGGCACCGCCGCGCCATG TCGTCCCACAAGACGTTCAAGATCAAACGCTTCCTCGcgaagaagcagaagcaaaaccGGCCCATCCCGCAGTGGATCCGCATGAAAACAGGCAATAAGATCAG GTACAACTCCAAAAGGAGACACTGGAGAAGGACCAAACTGGGCTTGTAA